The following proteins come from a genomic window of Aspergillus luchuensis IFO 4308 DNA, chromosome 3, nearly complete sequence:
- a CDS encoding DASH complex subunit DAD3 family protein (BUSCO:EOG09265RGI;~COG:S;~EggNog:ENOG410PS2N;~InterPro:IPR013965;~PFAM:PF08656;~go_component: GO:0042729 - DASH complex [Evidence IEA];~go_component: GO:0072686 - mitotic spindle [Evidence IEA];~go_process: GO:0008608 - attachment of spindle microtubules to kinetochore [Evidence IEA]), whose protein sequence is MSSPPDSHNHTPLHDQDQDPSPSSAPDSTPNNNNPLLRTTNPLVSSLEQEVLDEYTRLLGNVNKLSTKLSTLAESPTTLTLDGLRGLERQTATVCTLLKASVYSIVLQQQIFNESEEQQQQMQMQQEMEGMEGDGDGYSGMMGQGGEGGEYGYGDGGGYGEYGVEGESFGRY, encoded by the exons ATGTCCTCCCCACCCGACTCCCAcaaccacacccccctccacgaccaagaccaagacccctccccctcctccgcgccAGACTcaacccccaacaacaacaaccctctcctccgcaccACCAACCCGCTCGTCAGCTCCCTGGAACAAGAAGTCCTAGATGAGTATACTCGGCTATTAGGGAATGTGAATAAG TTATCAACCAAACTCTCCACACTCGCCGAATCCCCCACGACCCTCACACTGGACGGCCTCCGCGGCCTAGAACGTCAAACCGCCACCGTCTGTACCCTGCTCAAGGCGAGCGTGTATAGTATTGTTCTCCAACAGCAGATTTTTAATGAGAGtgaggaacaacaacaacagatgcagatgcagcaggagatggaggggatggagggggatggggatgggtactcggggatgatggggcagGGGGGCGAAGGAGGGGAGTATGGgtatggggatggaggagggtatGGAGAGTATGGAGTTGAGGGGGAGAGTTTTGGGAGGTATTAA
- the MRPS5 gene encoding mitochondrial 37S ribosomal protein uS5m (BUSCO:EOG092634G9;~COG:J;~EggNog:ENOG410PJY2;~InterPro:IPR005324,IPR013810,IPR000851,IPR020568, IPR014721;~PFAM:PF03719,PF00333;~go_component: GO:0005840 - ribosome [Evidence IEA];~go_function: GO:0003723 - RNA binding [Evidence IEA];~go_function: GO:0003735 - structural constituent of ribosome [Evidence IEA];~go_process: GO:0006412 - translation [Evidence IEA]) — protein MSLARPARCLFCSFSRAASAGPRVPSRQFHLSSVRLSDQKPKVPEVNKAPEGKTLDEIYREVKLDDFKHYTEEEKAALREHYTPEQIAAIEAGEKTIDPKDLAEQFRLRRDPMRLKYLDDFSVIEPGVDKHVRAPKTNSDYNATFKTEDDFMEDFARFFAESSEDPQPADFVRFLETNRVTHGKEEHELNGHSALSPNFLKDGETLEHMGDEIVPRPQYRTRFGELTYLNPEEPNEAEKRLFQVTGYGREYIKSLYIKDLVIRRVSNQTRLGKVPSMSVVTVAGNQNGLMGIGIAKSDEIVDACQQARARAVKNMQPVPRYEKRTIFGDVEGKVGAVELKLMHRPPGFGLRCQHLIFEMCRAAGIHDIAARVNRSRNPMNTVKAAYEALMSQRNPEDIARARGKKMVDVRGVYYSGKGVLSRRERRTA, from the exons ATGAGTCTCGCACGTCCGGCCCGATGcctcttctgcagcttctcGCGTGCGGCCTCCGCCGGCCCTCGCGTGCCTAGTCGCCAGTTCCACCTGTCGTCGGTACGGCTCTCCGATCAGAAACCGAAGGTCCCTGAAGTCAACAAGGCCCCCGAGGGAAAGACTCTGGATGAAATTTACCGGGAGGTGAAGCTTGACGACTTCAAGCACTAcaccgaggaggaaaaggccgcCCTCCGGGAACATTACACGCCCGAACAGATCGCCGCCATTGAGGCCGGTGAGAAGACCATTGACCCGAAAGACCTGGCTGAACAGTTCCGTCTCCGTCGGGATCCCATGAGGTTGAAGTATCTCGATGATTTCTCGGTCATTGAGCCCGGCGTCGACAAGCACGTTCGCGCCCCCAAGACCAACTCCGACTACAACGCGACATTCAAGACCGAGGATGATTTCATGGAAGACTTCGCCCGCTTCTTTGCCGAATCATCGGAGGACCCCCAGCCGGCAGACTTCGTACGATTCCTCGAGACCAACCGGGTGACCCACGGCAAGGAGGAGCACGAGCTCAACGGACACAGCGCTCTCTCGCCCAATTTCTTGAAAGACGGAGAAACCTTGGAACACATGGGTGACGAGATAGTTCCGAGGCCGCAATACCGGACCAGATTTGGAGAGCTCACATATCTGAACCCCGAAGAACCCAacgaggcggagaagagactTTTCCAGGTCACGGGCTACGGTAGAGAGTACATCAAGTCCCTGTACATCAAGGACCTCGTTATTCGCCGTGTCAGCAACCAGACTCGACTGGGTAAGGTCCCGAGTATGTCCGTCGTCACGGTCGCCGGTAACCAGAATGGCCTCATGGGAATTGGAATTGCCAAGTCCGACGAAATCGTCGATGCCTGCCAACAAGCTCGCGCTCGTGCTGTAAAGAACATGCAACCTGTTCCGCGCTACGAGAAGCGGACCATCTTCGGTGACGTCGAGGGCAAGGTCGGAGCTGTGGAGTTGAAGTTGATGCACCGTCCCCCAG GTTTCGGTCTCCGCTGCCAGCACCTGATCTTCGAAATGTGCCGCGCGGCCGGTATTCACGATATCGCCGCCCGGGTCAACCGGTCCAGAAACCCCATGAACACAGTCAAGGCCGCCTACGAGGCGCTCATGAGCCAGCGCAACCCCGAGGATATTGCCCGTGCGCGGGGTAAGAAGATGGTTGATGTACGGGGAGTGTACTACTCTGGCAAGGGCGTTCTAAGCCGTCGTGAGCGGCGAACAGCTTGA
- the TRM2 gene encoding tRNA (uracil(54)-C(5))-methyltransferase (COG:J;~EggNog:ENOG410PGD0;~InterPro:IPR012340,IPR029063,IPR030391,IPR030390, IPR010280,IPR025795;~go_function: GO:0008173 - RNA methyltransferase activity [Evidence IEA];~go_function: GO:0030697 - S-adenosylmethionine-dependent tRNA (m5U54) methyltransferase activity [Evidence IEA];~go_process: GO:0006396 - RNA processing [Evidence IEA];~go_process: GO:0008033 - tRNA processing [Evidence IEA]): MFALRSLRSYTLRKLPTSVPRQVQRLALFHQSACPRNAQLAFNPPTMQNSPKKPDTVAKRRKRVKAPRDNKSSGFDEVLQADIDQLLRRHKPETELETEEASTPPQPTLPEPFTEIEVQIAEISSTGDGLALSESQDHVYVVPFTVPGDKVLVKVVRHFPSLSYSMTDFIKVIEPGPKRNDAGIGCQYFGRCSGCQLQMMSYEDQLAHKKRIVEKAYANFSGLIPELIPAIDETFPSPLQYGYRTKLTPHFAAPGGNKRRGKGPREPHKEVPPIGFTFKNRRMDLDIEDCPLGTDIVRQGLKSERKRVAETIGKYTKGATLLMRESTTRVPKEQDSENPPAPINKPGQDSGDVIRVEKDTYIEEKRCVTDSNATSIEYVDDYVFTNKAGAFFQNNNSILSGFTEFIRQHAMPPNNDQDAKPIKYLLDAYSGSGLFTITLSPLFKSSLGVDVAGDSIASARDNARDNKLPNTGFAAADAAVLFKDVPYPPDQTLLVIDPPRKGCSDDFLRQLLAFGPRRVVYVSCNVHTQARDVAVMVQGDAEKKIRYEIESIRGFDFFPQTGHVEGVAILNKTSIPESA; the protein is encoded by the coding sequence ATGTTTGCCTTGCGATCCTTGCGATCATACACTCTTCGAAAACTCCCAACCAGTGTCCCTCGACAGGTCCAACGGTTGGccctcttccatcaatcTGCTTGCCCGCGCAATGCGCAATTAGCCTTCAATCCTCCCACCATGCAGAATTCCCCCAAGAAACCCGACACCGTCGCAAAGCGGCGCAAGAGAGTCAAGGCTCCCCGCGATAACAAGAGCAGCGGCTTCGACGAGGTCCTCCAGGCCGATATTGATCAGCTTCTCCGCAGACACAAGCCCGAAACCGAGCTCGAGACAGAAGAAGCTTCTACACCCCCGCAACCCACCCTTCCCGAGCCTTTCACCGAAATTGAAGTCCAGATCGCCGAGATTTCGTCAACTGGTGATGGTCTCGCATTGTCCGAGAGCCAGGATCATGTCTACGTGGTTCCTTTCACAGTCCCCGGCGACAAGGTGCTGGTCAAGGTGGTGCggcacttcccctccctgtcCTACAGCATGACAGATTTTATCAAGGTCATTGAGCCGGGCCCCAAGCGCAACGATGCCGGCATTGGTTGCCAGTATTTTGGCCGGTGCTCCGGATGCCAGCTGCAAATGATGTCGTATGAAGACCAACTCGCGCACAAGAAGCGCATTGTGGAGAAGGCCTACGCCAACTTCTCTGGCTTGATTCCAGAACTGATTCCTGCCATCGACGAAACTTTCCCATCTCCGCTGCAATACGGTTACCGGACGAAGCTTACGCCGCACTTTGCAGCTCCTGGCGGAAACAAGAGGAGGGGCAAGGGACCCCGCGAGCCGCACAAGGAGGTGCCCCCGATTGGTTTCACTTTCAAGAACCGACGCATGGATTTGGATATTGAAGACTGCCCGTTGGGTACCGATATTGTCCGACAGGGATTGAAGAGCGAGCGCAAGCGTGTGGCCGAGACCATCGGCAAGTACACCAAGGGTGCCACGCTTCTTATGCGTGAGTCGACCACTCGCGTGCCGAAAGAGCAGGACAGCGAGAACCCTCCTGCGCCCATCAACAAGCCCGGACAGGATTCCGGCGACGTCATCCGCGTCGAAAAGGATACCTATATTGAAGAGAAGCGCTGCGTGACCGACTCGAATGCCACCAGCATTGAGTATGTCGACGACTACGTCTTCACCAACAAAGCCGGCGCATTCTTCCAGAACAACAACTCCATTCTCTCAGGGTTCACCGAGTTCATCCGCCAACACGCTATGCCCCCGAACAACGACCAAGACGCCAAACCCATCAAATACCTCCTGGATGCCTACTCCGGCTCCGGTCttttcaccatcaccctctCCCCGCTATTCAAGTCCAGTCTGGGCGTCGACGTCGCCGGCGACTCCATCGCCTCGGCACGGGACAACGCCCGCGACAACAAGCTCCCGAACACTGGTTTCGCCGCCGCGGACGCAGCCGTTCTCTTCAAGGACGTCCCCTACCCTCCTGACCAGACTCTGCTGGTCATTGACCCCCCGCGCAAGGGATGCAGTGACGACTTCCTCCGGCAGCTGCTGGCCTTTGGACCGCGCCGGGTGGTCTACGTCAGCTGCAACGTGCACACGCAGGCGCGCGATGTGGCTGTCATGGTGCAGggcgatgcggagaagaagatccggTACGAGATCGAGAGCATTCGTGGATTCGACTTCTTCCCGCAGACGGGACATGTTGAGGGAGTGGCTATTCTGAACAAGACGAGTATACCCGAGTCTGCCTAG